The following are encoded in a window of Sminthopsis crassicaudata isolate SCR6 chromosome 5, ASM4859323v1, whole genome shotgun sequence genomic DNA:
- the LOC141544308 gene encoding keratin, type II cytoskeletal 6A-like yields MSCQSTVRIQRSGRSGFSANSAITPGINRSGFSSVSMCRSGGSGGFGRSCGVSGGAGFGSRSLYNLGGSKRISIAGCSSGFQSGYGGRMGGGFGFGSGVSGGFGYGGGAGFGGGYGGAGFPVCPPGGIQEVTINQSLLTPLNLQIDPTIQRVKTEEREQIKTLNNKFASFIDKVRFLEQQNKVLDTKWTLLQEQGVKTVKQNLEPLFEAYINQLRGQLDRITREKGSLDSELRNMQDQVEDFKNKFEDEINKRTAAENEFVTLKKDVDAAYMNKVELQAKADSLLEDINFLRAFYEAELSQMQTHISDTSVVLSMDNNRSLDLNSIIAEVKAQYEEIAQRSRAEAESWYQTKYEELQITAGRHGDDLRNTKHEISEMNRMIQRLRSEIDNVKKQCANLQNAIAEAEQKGEMALKDAKAKLEELEAALQRAKQDMARQLREYQELMNVKLSLDIEIATYRKLLEGEECRMTGEGVGPVNISVVSSTVSSGYGSGSGVGGGFGMGGGSGYSYGSGSGYNVGGGLGVGGGFSSSSGRGSLGGSSTSVKYTTTTSSSRKSYKH; encoded by the exons ATGTCTTGCCAGTCTACAGTCAGGATTCAAAGAAGCGGCCGGAGTGGCTTCAGTGCTAACTCTGCCATCACTCCCGGCATCAACCGGTCAGGCTTCAGCTCTGTGTCCATGTGCCGTTCTGGGGGCAGTGGTGGCTTTGGAAGGTCTTGTGGAGTCTCTGGGGGAGCTGGTTTCGGCAGCCGAAGCCTTTACAACCTAGGGGGGTCCAAGAGGATCTCCATCGCAGGGTGCAGCAGTGGCTTCCAGAGTGGATATGGTGGAAGAATGGGAGGTGGATTTGGTTTCGGCAGTGGAGTCAGTGGTGGCTTCGGATATGGTGGTGGAGCTGGCTTTGGTGGTGGCTATGGAGGAGCTGGGTTTCCTGTCTGCCCCCCTGGTGGAATCCAAGAAGTCACTATCAACCAGAGTCTTCTGACTCCCCTCAACCTACAAATTGACCCCACCATCCAGAGGGTGAAGACTGAAGAGAGGGAGCAGATCAAGACCCTTAACAACAAATTTGCTTCCTTCATTGACAAG GTACGATTTCTTGAACAACAAAACAAGGTTTTGGATACCAAATGGACACTGCTCCAAGAACAGGGTGTCAAGACTGTGAAACAAAATTTGGAGCCATTGTTTGAAGCTTATATTAACCAACTCAGGGGGCAATTGGACAGAATCACTCGTGAGAAAGGTTCTCTGGATTCTGAGTTGAGAAATATGCAAGATCAAGTGGAAGACTTCAAGAACAA ATTCGAAGATGAAATCAACAAGCGCACAGCAGCAGAGAATGAATTTGTGACACTGAAGAAG GATGTCGATGCTGCCTACATGAATAAGGTTGAACTGCAAGCCAAGGCAgactctctcctagaagatatCAACTTCTTAAGAGCTTTCTATGAAGCA GAGCTGTCCCAGATGCAGACCCACATCTCTGATACCTCTGTTGTTCTGTCCATGGACAACAACCGTTCTCTGGATCTGAACAGCATCATTGCTGAAGTCAAGGCTCAGTATGAAGAGATTGCTCAGAGGAGCAGGGCTGAGGCTGAGTCCTGGTACCAGACCAAG TATGAGGAGCTGCAGATCACAGCTGGCCGCCATGGGGATGACCTCCGCAATACCAAGCACGAGATCTCTGAGATGAACCGAATGATTCAGAGGCTGAGATCTGAGATTGATAACGTCAAGAAGCAG tGTGCTAACCTGCAGAATGCCATTGCTGAAGCTGAGCAGAAGGGCGAGATGGCCCTAAAGGATGCCAAGGCCAAATTAGAAGAGCTAGAAGCTGCTCTTCAGAGGGCCAAGCAGGACATGGCCCGCCAGCTGCGAGAATACCAGGAGCTGATGAATGTCAAGCTATCCCTGGACATTGAGATTGCCACCTACAGGAAGCTTCTGGAGGGAGAGGAGTGCAG AATGACTGGAGAAGGTGTTGGACCAGTCAACATCT CTGTTGTGAGCTCTACAGTCTCCAGTGGATATGGCAGTGGCAGTGGTGTTGGAGGTGGTTTTGGTATGGGTGGAGGAAGTGGTTATTCCTACGGTAGTGGCAGCGGCTACAATGTGGGAGGAGGACTCGGCGTTGGAGGTGGCTTCAGCTCCAGCAGTGGGAGAGGGTCTCTGGGAGGCAGCAGCACCAGTGTAAAGTACACCACGACCACATCTTCCAGCAGGAAGAGCTACAAGCACTAA